The proteins below come from a single Pandoraea apista genomic window:
- a CDS encoding LysR substrate-binding domain-containing protein, which produces MAGSAKSNRPLFDLDLLRSIIMVADCGGFTTAAARLHSTQSTVSQKVRRLEDMVGHQLLDRGNREVHATDAGEMLLGYARQMLALNDQMFEALSGAVVAVTVRLGVPEDFATGTTTQVLARFNRQYPQVKLEVTSGLSRDLLGSYDHGELDLVLVKQHRNSRESVASRPEKLAWIDSAKHPSFGRDPVPLVTFPTRGLYRDDMINALEAMGRNWRISFTSSSLSGIQGAVADGMGISLVPPRAVLPGHVVLGRAQGLPVIDTFELAIFHRPTADPMVSALAKVLVTMLESKPRASKSSTRAIKR; this is translated from the coding sequence ATGGCTGGCAGTGCAAAATCGAATCGACCGCTCTTCGATCTGGATCTGTTGCGCTCGATCATCATGGTCGCCGACTGCGGCGGCTTCACGACGGCGGCGGCGCGCTTGCATTCCACGCAGTCCACCGTGAGCCAGAAGGTGAGGCGCCTCGAAGACATGGTCGGACACCAGTTGCTCGACCGTGGCAATCGCGAAGTGCACGCCACCGATGCTGGCGAAATGCTGCTCGGCTACGCGCGGCAAATGCTTGCGCTCAACGACCAGATGTTCGAGGCGCTTTCGGGCGCGGTCGTGGCCGTGACGGTACGCCTCGGTGTGCCGGAGGACTTCGCCACAGGGACTACCACGCAGGTGCTCGCACGTTTCAACCGGCAGTATCCGCAGGTCAAACTCGAAGTGACGAGCGGCCTGAGCCGCGATTTGCTCGGCAGCTACGATCATGGCGAACTCGATCTCGTGCTGGTCAAGCAACATCGCAACAGTCGTGAATCGGTGGCGAGTCGCCCCGAAAAGCTCGCATGGATCGATAGTGCGAAGCACCCGTCGTTTGGGCGCGATCCGGTGCCGCTCGTGACCTTTCCCACGCGCGGGCTGTATCGCGACGACATGATTAACGCGCTCGAGGCGATGGGGCGCAACTGGCGCATCAGCTTCACCAGCTCGAGTCTGAGCGGTATTCAGGGCGCGGTGGCCGACGGGATGGGTATCAGTCTGGTGCCGCCCCGCGCGGTGCTGCCGGGGCACGTGGTGTTGGGGCGTGCGCAAGGGCTGCCGGTCATCGACACATTCGAACTGGCGATCTTTCACCGGCCGACAGCCGACCCGATGGTGAGCGCGCTCGCCAAGGTGCTGGTGACAATGCTGGAATCGAAACCGCGCGC
- a CDS encoding gamma-glutamyltransferase family protein — MVTSPHELASEAGLEVLRNGGNAIEAAIAIGAVLSVTYPHFTGLGGDAFMVISDRDGKVRTLSGIGQAAAQVPDYGNAIPVRGPGATLTTAATVAIWDKAFDISRTQWGGQQAWSSLFSRATEYAANGFPVTPSQHFWQTFRTGELAGWEGFASVFMPNGRIPQAGERFYQPALARSLDRIATYGGREFYEGDLAGRIAAGLKQVGSPLRASDLSRAQAREEVPLRVAYRDGELLGLRPPTQGVTTLEIMGILDRFDLKSMPEGSADYYHVLVEAVKLAFIDRNRYVADPDFVDVPVDRLLASANLDAHAHSIRMDRAMPWPHVFKPGDTVYIGAADAQGNCVSMLQTVYFDWGSGVVLSDTGVLWHNRGAAFSLNANSPNVLRGGKRPFHTLNPGMYLKQGRPQLLYGTQGADGQPQTLAAVLTRLIDYGMDPLTALGRPRFLLGKTFSDSRDSLKLEQDAGAGVFAALSARGHEMSALPPQSQLAGHPGAIRIGPQGQMSGAHDPRSDGRALGL; from the coding sequence AGGCTGGGCTGGAGGTGCTGCGCAATGGAGGAAACGCCATCGAAGCGGCGATTGCCATCGGCGCGGTGTTGAGCGTGACCTATCCGCATTTCACCGGTCTGGGGGGCGACGCCTTCATGGTCATCAGCGACCGGGACGGCAAGGTACGCACGCTCTCCGGCATCGGGCAGGCGGCGGCACAAGTGCCGGACTACGGCAACGCCATCCCGGTGCGGGGCCCCGGCGCAACACTGACCACGGCGGCAACGGTCGCCATCTGGGACAAGGCTTTCGATATCAGTCGCACGCAGTGGGGCGGTCAGCAGGCGTGGTCGTCGTTGTTTTCGCGGGCGACCGAATATGCCGCGAACGGCTTCCCGGTGACGCCGTCACAACACTTCTGGCAGACGTTTCGCACAGGTGAACTGGCGGGTTGGGAAGGCTTCGCCTCGGTATTCATGCCGAACGGGCGCATTCCACAGGCCGGTGAGCGCTTCTACCAGCCGGCGCTCGCCCGGAGTCTCGATCGCATCGCGACTTATGGCGGGCGCGAGTTCTACGAAGGCGATCTGGCAGGGCGCATTGCCGCCGGCCTCAAACAGGTCGGTTCGCCGCTGCGTGCCAGCGATCTGTCCCGGGCGCAGGCGCGAGAGGAGGTGCCATTGCGCGTGGCCTATCGCGACGGCGAACTGCTCGGACTGCGCCCGCCCACGCAAGGGGTGACGACACTCGAGATCATGGGCATTCTCGATCGCTTCGATCTCAAGTCAATGCCTGAGGGCAGCGCCGACTACTATCACGTGCTGGTCGAAGCGGTGAAGCTGGCGTTCATCGATCGCAATCGCTATGTGGCCGATCCCGATTTTGTCGATGTGCCGGTGGATCGTCTTCTGGCGAGCGCGAATCTCGACGCGCACGCTCACAGCATTCGCATGGATCGCGCCATGCCGTGGCCGCATGTGTTCAAACCGGGCGACACCGTGTACATCGGCGCCGCTGACGCGCAGGGCAACTGTGTGAGCATGTTGCAGACGGTCTACTTCGACTGGGGCAGCGGTGTGGTGCTGAGCGACACGGGCGTGTTGTGGCACAACCGGGGCGCGGCGTTCAGTCTCAATGCCAACAGCCCGAACGTATTGCGTGGCGGCAAGCGGCCGTTCCACACGCTCAATCCGGGGATGTATCTGAAGCAGGGGCGTCCGCAACTGCTTTACGGCACGCAGGGCGCCGATGGGCAGCCGCAGACATTGGCCGCCGTTCTGACCCGTCTGATCGACTACGGCATGGACCCGCTGACGGCCCTGGGCCGCCCGCGGTTCTTGCTGGGCAAGACATTCTCCGACAGCCGCGACAGTCTCAAGCTCGAACAGGACGCCGGTGCGGGTGTGTTCGCAGCATTGAGCGCGCGGGGACACGAAATGAGTGCGTTGCCGCCGCAAAGCCAGTTGGCGGGACATCCCGGCGCGATTCGCATTGGCCCGCAGGGGCAGATGAGCGGCGCGCACGATCCTCGCAGCGACGGCCGGGCGCTGGGACTTTGA